The Setaria viridis chromosome 6, Setaria_viridis_v4.0, whole genome shotgun sequence genome contains a region encoding:
- the LOC117859636 gene encoding uncharacterized protein codes for MKASIKFRDDDRPLMRAKVPIGVLGLPFQSGLAAGGDPRELRFDLSTAFASGPSLRLSYRPNDPGLPFALTVRAGLGPLGSPARAPFALAAEFNLLSPDLSTPAFFLRLKPRFGDFSLSHTLRSPAAAASPAPRKVGEAAPDGDGLGHEREFVHRPSFSFTGSGLAADVAAAGTKSGVGALLSGMQMTTRSVLPLWGRASLRFNWGLRVPPELLADGGGGRSKGAARAPVSKMPLLVMSKLSIEQSPRADADSSKCGSRAEPPSPRSTDASPGDGEAAAFSLVRRQLESLNVDNMMLRRAVEDLRAEIQCSSSRAGPVAAAARGKGRVAATAQPPPPPYHACPAKPDRPRGAARELAPEKAAAPDDVGEELRKALEARLR; via the coding sequence ATGAAGGCGTCGATCAAGTTCCGCGACGACGACCGGCCGCTGATGCGGGCCAAGGTCCCGATCGGCGTGCTCGGGCTGCCGTTCCAGTCGGGGCTCGCGGCGGGGGGCGACCCGCGGGAGCTCCGCTTCGACCTCTCCACGGCCTTCGCGTCGGGCCCGTCGCTCCGCCTCTCGTACCGCCCCAACGACCCCGGTCTCCCCTTCGCGCTCACCGTCCGCGCGGGGCTCGGCCCGCTCGGCTCCCCGGCGCGCGCGCCcttcgcgctcgccgccgagtTCAACCTCCTCTCCCCCGACCTTTCCACGCCGGCCTTCTTCCTCCGGCTCAAGCCCCGCTTCGGCGACTTCTCGCTCTCCCACACGCtccgctcccccgccgccgccgcctccccggcgcCCCGTAAGGTCGGGGAGGCGGCTCCCGACGGTGACGGCCTCGGCCACGAGCGGGAGTTCGTGCACAGGCCGTCGTTCTCGTTCACCGGGAGCGGGCTCGCGGcggacgtggcggcggcggggacgaagAGCGGGGTCGGCGCGCTGCTGTCCGGGATGCAGATGACGACGCGGAGCGTGCTCCCGCTGTGGGGCAGGGCGAGCCTGCGGTTCAACTGGGGCCTGCGCGTGCCGCCGGAGCTgctcgccgacggcggcggcggccgcagcaagggcgcggcgcgcgcgcccgtCAGCAAGATGCCGCTGCTGGTCATGAGCAAGCTCTCCATCGAGCAGTCCCCGCGCGCCGACGCCGACAGCAGCAAGTGCGGTTCCAGAGCGGAGCCCCCCTCCCCGCGGTCGACGGACGCTTCGCCGggggacggcgaggcggcggcgttcTCGCTGGTGAGGCGGCAGCTGGAGTCGCTGAACGTGGACAACATGATGCTGCGGCGCGCCGTGGAGGACCTCCGCGCCGAGATccagtgcagcagcagcagggccgGGCCCGTGGCCGCTGCCGCCAGAGGCAAGGGCAGGGTGGCGGCGaccgcgcagccgccgccgccgccttacCACGCGTGCCCCGCGAAGCCGGACCGCCCTCGGGGCGCCGCGAGGGAACTCGCGCCCGAGAAGGCGGCCGCGCCGGACGACGTGGGCGAGGAGCTGAGGAAGGCATTGGAGGCGCGGCTTCGGTGA